The following coding sequences are from one Clostridioides difficile ATCC 9689 = DSM 1296 window:
- a CDS encoding type 1 glutamine amidotransferase family protein translates to MKNRKVYMYVFDTMSDWEVAYLTAELNTGRYFKKGLKPLKVITVGIDKNPIITMGGLRVLPEITVDEFNMESKDLLILPGGNTWLSMNHEIILEKVKEALIQDSIVAAICGATLGLAKKGLLDFRNHTSNDLEFLKMVIPNYSGEKYYKTESVVSDENLVTASGIAPLEFTFQVLKLLDVFESEALNSWLNLYKTHDSKYFFELMNCNK, encoded by the coding sequence ATGAAAAATAGAAAAGTATATATGTATGTATTTGATACTATGTCAGATTGGGAAGTGGCATATTTAACTGCTGAATTAAATACAGGAAGATATTTTAAAAAAGGATTAAAACCACTAAAAGTAATTACTGTAGGAATTGATAAAAATCCTATTATAACAATGGGTGGGTTAAGAGTTTTACCTGAAATTACAGTTGATGAGTTTAATATGGAAAGTAAGGATTTATTAATTTTGCCAGGGGGAAATACTTGGTTATCCATGAATCATGAGATAATATTAGAAAAAGTTAAAGAAGCTTTAATACAAGATTCTATAGTTGCAGCCATATGTGGAGCTACATTAGGCCTAGCTAAAAAAGGGCTATTAGATTTTAGAAATCATACAAGTAATGACTTAGAGTTTCTTAAAATGGTAATACCAAATTACTCTGGAGAAAAATATTATAAAACGGAATCTGTAGTTAGTGATGAAAATTTAGTTACGGCTTCAGGAATTGCTCCGTTGGAATTTACGTTTCAAGTATTGAAACTTTTAGATGTTTTTGAATCAGAAGCATTAAATTCATGGCTAAATCTTTACAAAACTCATGACTCAAAATATTTTTTTGAATTAATGAATTGTAACAAATAA
- a CDS encoding ketose-bisphosphate aldolase encodes MLINMKEMLKVAQENQFAVPAFNIGSGQILKAVVQSANEKNAPVILAIHPNELSFLGDSFVASCIEEANKSKVPMVIHLDHGENKEQILKAIRCGFTSVMIDGSHLPYEENVAISREIVEIAKGLNVSVEGELGTIGTTGTSSEGGTDEIIYTDSKLAKDFVEKTGVETLAIAIGTAHGIYPKGFKPELKLDLLKEIREVVDIPLVLHGGSSNPDEEIAQAVKLGVCKINISSDVKSAYYKKCRELLEQNPSLYEPDTIYPPCIKAAREVIEFKMNLFNAIDKLKCFYKNKN; translated from the coding sequence ATGTTAATAAATATGAAGGAAATGCTAAAAGTGGCACAAGAAAATCAATTTGCTGTACCAGCATTTAATATAGGAAGTGGGCAAATACTTAAAGCAGTAGTACAGAGTGCTAACGAAAAAAATGCACCAGTAATACTTGCAATACACCCAAATGAGCTAAGTTTTCTAGGAGATAGCTTTGTAGCTAGTTGCATAGAAGAAGCAAATAAGAGTAAAGTACCTATGGTAATACACTTAGATCATGGGGAAAATAAAGAACAAATATTAAAGGCAATAAGATGTGGATTTACATCAGTAATGATTGATGGCTCACATTTACCATATGAAGAGAATGTAGCTATATCTAGGGAAATAGTAGAAATAGCAAAAGGATTAAATGTGTCCGTAGAAGGAGAACTTGGAACAATAGGAACAACAGGAACATCAAGTGAAGGTGGTACTGATGAAATAATATATACAGATTCAAAATTAGCTAAGGATTTTGTTGAAAAAACAGGAGTAGAAACACTAGCTATTGCAATTGGTACAGCACATGGTATATATCCAAAAGGTTTTAAACCAGAGCTTAAACTAGATTTATTAAAAGAAATAAGAGAAGTAGTAGATATACCTTTAGTTCTTCATGGTGGTTCATCAAATCCAGATGAAGAAATAGCACAAGCAGTTAAACTAGGAGTTTGTAAAATAAATATTTCGAGTGATGTTAAGTCGGCATATTATAAGAAGTGCAGAGAACTATTAGAACAAAACCCAAGCTTATATGAGCCAGATACTATATATCCACCATGTATAAAAGCTGCAAGAGAAGTTATAGAGTTTAAAATGAATCTATTCAATGCTATAGATAAGTTAAAGTGCTTTTATAAAAATAAAAATTAA
- a CDS encoding PTS fructose transporter subunit IIABC: MIGKILRSDCIVLDKQLQTKKDVINYMANHLYHGNYINNKEKFIADINKREKESSTNMGNLIAIPHAKSNVVNQPVMMYLRTDREITDNDGQKLRSFFMIAVPESGSDEHLKIISKLATYLMEENFLKHLLSAETPYEILSIFNNKAAESGDFSNNQNKGLIVGITGCPTGIAHTFMAKKALEEAGQELGYEVKIETHGAIGVENKLTKEDIKRAEYVIIACDKEVQLSRFIGKKVLQKKVVDAKNVSLAKNLIINAENGMAKEIKPGGKTLEDSKEMLQGSEKKGVYKHLMSGVSEMIPFVVIGGIGIAIAFMFGIFASDPTHETYNPIAGFFGQLGGDSAFKLFIPILAGFIAKSIAGRQGFAPAMIAGFMAVIGGSGFIGGMVAGFATGYIALGVMKITENLPDVLKGVNAVLICPLLIAFTSGAIMFFVVNTPASWLNEALQSWLQSMSGTNKVLLGAILAGMMASDMGGPINKTASAFGLAMFSSNIFEPSAALMVGGMVPPLAISLAMLIFKNKFTKEERKSSLPTAIMGASFITEGAIPFAAADPLRMIPANIIGSCIGGAICMSLDITLMAPHGGIFVIPFACSAPVAYIACILIGTVITALIIGVTKPTIRSENSEVELLGA; encoded by the coding sequence ATGATAGGTAAAATACTACGAAGCGATTGTATTGTACTAGATAAACAATTACAAACAAAAAAAGATGTAATTAATTATATGGCAAATCATTTGTACCATGGAAATTATATAAATAATAAAGAAAAGTTTATAGCTGATATTAATAAACGTGAAAAAGAATCATCAACTAATATGGGTAATTTAATAGCTATACCTCATGCTAAGTCAAATGTAGTAAATCAACCTGTAATGATGTATTTAAGAACAGATAGAGAGATTACAGATAATGATGGTCAAAAACTTAGGTCATTTTTTATGATAGCAGTTCCAGAATCAGGTTCAGATGAACATCTTAAGATTATATCTAAACTAGCTACATATCTAATGGAAGAAAATTTTCTTAAGCATCTACTAAGTGCAGAAACTCCATACGAAATATTAAGTATATTTAATAATAAAGCTGCAGAATCAGGAGATTTTAGTAATAATCAAAATAAAGGTCTTATAGTTGGGATAACAGGATGTCCAACAGGTATAGCTCATACTTTTATGGCAAAAAAAGCATTAGAGGAAGCAGGTCAAGAACTTGGATATGAAGTTAAAATAGAAACTCATGGAGCTATAGGTGTAGAAAATAAGTTGACTAAAGAAGATATAAAAAGAGCTGAATACGTAATAATAGCTTGTGATAAAGAAGTTCAACTGAGTAGATTTATAGGAAAGAAAGTGCTACAAAAGAAAGTAGTAGATGCTAAGAATGTTTCATTAGCTAAAAATTTAATTATAAACGCTGAAAATGGAATGGCTAAAGAAATTAAACCAGGTGGAAAGACTTTAGAAGATTCAAAAGAAATGCTTCAAGGGTCAGAGAAAAAGGGTGTTTATAAGCACTTAATGAGTGGTGTATCTGAAATGATTCCATTTGTAGTGATAGGTGGAATTGGTATAGCCATAGCTTTTATGTTTGGTATATTTGCATCAGACCCAACTCATGAAACATACAACCCTATAGCTGGATTCTTTGGACAACTTGGAGGCGATTCAGCATTTAAGTTATTTATACCGATACTTGCTGGTTTTATAGCTAAATCAATAGCAGGAAGACAAGGATTTGCTCCTGCTATGATAGCTGGTTTTATGGCAGTTATTGGAGGTTCAGGTTTTATAGGTGGTATGGTAGCTGGTTTTGCAACAGGATATATAGCTTTAGGAGTAATGAAGATAACAGAAAATTTACCAGATGTATTAAAAGGAGTAAATGCTGTATTGATATGTCCACTTTTGATTGCATTTACGAGTGGAGCTATAATGTTCTTTGTAGTTAATACGCCAGCATCATGGTTAAATGAAGCTTTACAATCTTGGTTACAAAGTATGTCTGGAACTAATAAAGTATTATTAGGTGCAATATTAGCAGGGATGATGGCATCAGATATGGGAGGACCTATTAATAAAACAGCTTCAGCTTTTGGATTGGCTATGTTTTCAAGTAATATATTTGAACCATCAGCAGCATTAATGGTAGGAGGAATGGTACCTCCATTAGCAATATCATTAGCTATGTTAATATTCAAAAATAAGTTTACTAAAGAAGAAAGAAAGTCATCTCTACCAACTGCTATAATGGGGGCATCTTTCATAACAGAAGGCGCAATACCGTTTGCAGCTGCAGACCCATTAAGAATGATTCCAGCAAATATAATTGGTTCTTGTATAGGTGGGGCAATATGTATGAGTTTAGATATAACTTTAATGGCACCACATGGGGGAATATTTGTAATACCATTTGCATGTAGTGCACCAGTTGCATATATAGCTTGTATATTGATTGGTACAGTAATAACAGCATTGATTATAGGGGTAACAAAGCCTACTATAAGGAGTGAAAATAGTGAAGTTGAATTACTTGGTGCTTAA
- a CDS encoding helix-turn-helix transcriptional regulator: MAKIDNMMSILWMLNSDKKITAKQIAEKLEINIRTVYRYIDVLSASGVPIISDTGHNGGYSLLNNFTKAPLFFDIEEQKSLLHAALFAKKEGYFLDEALDKSILKLKMYSNQKQEDILTNHLRALEVIKPIGKVSIESVLKKLENSILKELSVEINYHAGRKAKSKYRIINPYGIVHWNNNWYVVAFCNMRNEVRSFRVDRISEIIETSNTFNRPTEFSASEFFIKGIIPEIKDEQNIIQLVVEGSIDSLDSLSQHWFLGHYLKERTPNKIIFMLEEEVICKYIPNILLPYRKTIQVIEPLSLRKKIIEDLLELIDYYQI, from the coding sequence ATGGCTAAAATTGACAATATGATGTCTATACTGTGGATGTTAAACTCTGACAAAAAAATTACAGCAAAACAGATAGCTGAAAAATTAGAAATAAATATAAGAACAGTGTACCGATATATTGATGTACTTTCTGCGAGTGGAGTACCTATAATTTCAGATACAGGTCATAATGGTGGGTATAGCCTTTTAAATAATTTTACTAAAGCACCTCTTTTTTTTGATATAGAAGAGCAAAAATCTCTACTTCATGCAGCACTATTTGCTAAAAAAGAAGGATACTTCTTAGACGAAGCATTAGATAAATCGATATTAAAGTTAAAAATGTATTCAAATCAAAAACAAGAAGATATTTTAACAAACCACTTAAGAGCCCTTGAAGTAATAAAACCAATTGGGAAAGTGTCTATAGAATCAGTACTTAAAAAATTGGAGAATAGTATATTAAAGGAGCTATCTGTAGAAATCAACTATCATGCAGGTCGTAAAGCAAAATCAAAATATAGAATTATAAATCCATATGGAATTGTTCACTGGAATAATAATTGGTACGTAGTTGCATTTTGTAATATGAGAAATGAGGTACGTAGTTTCAGAGTGGATAGGATTAGTGAAATCATAGAAACATCAAATACATTTAACAGACCGACAGAATTTTCAGCAAGTGAATTTTTTATAAAAGGAATTATACCTGAAATAAAAGATGAACAAAATATAATTCAATTAGTTGTAGAAGGGAGTATAGATTCTTTAGATAGTTTAAGCCAACATTGGTTTTTAGGGCACTACTTGAAAGAAAGAACACCTAATAAAATAATATTTATGCTTGAAGAGGAAGTAATATGCAAGTACATACCAAATATACTTTTACCTTATAGAAAGACAATACAAGTAATTGAACCACTAAGCCTTAGGAAGAAAATAATTGAAGATTTACTAGAATTAATTGATTATTATCAAATTTAA